A stretch of the Papaver somniferum cultivar HN1 chromosome 6, ASM357369v1, whole genome shotgun sequence genome encodes the following:
- the LOC113286485 gene encoding uncharacterized protein LOC113286485 produces MEEQDDHDVLGEAEAEAFIEDLFIDDDDDICDDNPSSSFMSSELNTRKRLIRQLLTLRGIVPSITNKMDKRSILVDAMSYLQDIVDQTEIELEKQNQNISTTYTADAATKDLVHAIVGSPDDSSPADVESLPQPSVAPCSAIYPAITKMEAEEIDKENYILKIISNKAPGAIAQVQRSLEMLKGIEIMSVSISKYDQHHMQSTAFLLVKKIKGSLLATDAESLLEKVKTATTQLGFRLPSVASSAND; encoded by the exons ATGGAAGAACAAGATGATCATGATGTATTAGGAGAGGCTGAAGCCGAAGCTTTCATTGAAGATCTCtttattgatgatgatgatgatatttgtGATGACAATCCATCTTCATCATTTATGAGTTCCGAACTGAATACAAGGAAGAGATTGATTAGACAGTTGCTCACCTTGAGAGGGATTGTCCCTAGCATTACCaacaag ATGGATAAGAGATCCATTCTCGTTGATGCTATGTCTTATCTACAAGACATAGTTGACCAGACAGAAATTGAACTGGAAAAACAGAATCAAAATATCTCTACTACTTATACCGCTGATGCTGCTACTAAAGATCTCGTACATGCCATTGTTGGTTCTCCAGATGATTCATCCCCAGCAGATGTTGAAAGTCTTCCCCAACCATCAGTAGCACCTTGTAGTGCAATTTATCCTGCTATAACGAAG ATGGAAGCTGAGGAAATCGACAAGGAAAATTATATATTGAAGATTATAAGCAACAAAGCACCAGGAGCCATTGCTCAAGTTCAAAGATCGTTAGAAATGTTAAAAGGCATTGAGATTATGAGTGTTTCCATCTCGAAGTACGATCAACATCACATGCAATCTACTGCCTTCCTCTTA GTTAAGAAAATAAAAGGATCGCTCTTGGCGACCGATGCAGAGAGCCTCCTAGAAAAGGTGAAAACTGCAACTACACAACTCGGTTTTCGTCTACCGAGTGTTGCTTCTTCAGCCAACGATTAA